The Alistipes sp. ZOR0009 genome includes a window with the following:
- a CDS encoding sulfatase produces MKKTITHSAAIAALMAAVPAQSAKVAKPTNFIVIHLDDMGYGDLTLTGATGYSTPNLDQMAQKGMFFSHYYSAQAVSSASRAGLLTGCYPNRVGFSGAIDHTAKMGISDQEETIAQVLKKRGYSTAAFGKWHVGCQTQFMPLHKGFDEFSGIPYSHDMCPFHPVTKNYYPALPLYEGDSVVATNPDINQFTTQFTERTVSYIRKHRSKPFFVYLAHPLPHVPLAVSDKFRGKSKQGLYGDVMMEIDWSIGQIMQTLRELKMEENTLVVFTSDNGPWFNYGNHAGSAGGLREGKGTTFEGGQRVPCLMYWKGVIPEGRVCSKLVSGIDILPTLAAIAQAPLPKNKIDGVNLIELMKGDMDANPRKSFLYYYRRNSLEAVSNGDWKLVFKHPGRTYEGFAPGKDGQPGGANENFMFEGALYDLRRDPGERYDVKDAYPEIVRELEKIAADAREDLGDDLTGNPGKNRREPGRVK; encoded by the coding sequence ATGAAGAAAACCATTACACATTCGGCCGCAATTGCCGCGCTGATGGCCGCGGTGCCGGCACAAAGCGCCAAGGTGGCTAAGCCCACCAACTTTATCGTCATCCACCTCGACGATATGGGCTATGGCGACCTTACGCTAACGGGGGCTACGGGCTACAGCACCCCCAACCTAGACCAAATGGCCCAAAAGGGGATGTTCTTTTCCCACTACTACTCGGCACAGGCGGTATCTAGCGCCTCCCGAGCCGGATTGCTCACGGGCTGCTACCCCAACCGAGTTGGCTTTAGCGGAGCCATCGACCATACCGCCAAGATGGGAATCAGCGACCAGGAGGAGACTATTGCGCAGGTGCTAAAAAAGAGGGGCTACTCCACCGCCGCATTCGGCAAGTGGCACGTAGGCTGCCAGACGCAATTTATGCCCCTGCATAAGGGGTTCGACGAGTTCTCGGGCATCCCCTACTCGCACGACATGTGCCCATTCCACCCGGTAACGAAAAACTACTACCCGGCCCTTCCGCTATACGAGGGCGATAGCGTGGTGGCCACCAACCCCGATATCAACCAGTTTACCACCCAATTTACCGAGCGAACGGTGTCGTACATCCGCAAGCATCGATCTAAGCCGTTCTTCGTCTACCTGGCCCATCCGCTTCCGCACGTTCCGTTGGCTGTATCGGATAAGTTTAGGGGAAAATCGAAGCAGGGGCTTTACGGCGATGTGATGATGGAGATTGACTGGAGCATCGGCCAGATAATGCAAACGCTACGGGAGCTTAAGATGGAGGAAAACACGCTGGTGGTATTTACCTCAGACAACGGCCCGTGGTTTAACTACGGCAACCACGCCGGCAGCGCTGGCGGTCTGCGCGAAGGTAAGGGCACCACCTTCGAAGGCGGGCAGCGCGTTCCGTGCCTCATGTACTGGAAGGGGGTAATCCCCGAAGGACGGGTTTGCAGCAAGCTGGTTTCGGGTATCGATATCCTTCCCACCTTGGCCGCAATTGCCCAAGCGCCGCTTCCTAAGAATAAGATTGATGGGGTTAACCTCATCGAGCTCATGAAGGGCGATATGGATGCCAATCCGCGCAAAAGCTTCCTCTACTACTACCGCCGAAATAGCCTCGAAGCCGTTAGCAATGGCGATTGGAAGCTGGTATTTAAGCATCCGGGGCGTACCTACGAAGGGTTTGCACCCGGCAAGGACGGACAACCCGGCGGGGCCAATGAGAACTTTATGTTTGAAGGTGCGCTGTACGACCTGCGCCGCGATCCGGGCGAACGGTACGATGTAAAGGACGCCTACCCCGAGATTGTACGCGAGCTGGAGAAAATTGCGGCCGATGCCCGCGAGGACTTGGGCGACGACCTAACCGGAAATCCCGGGAAAAACAGAAGAGAACCGGGCAGGGTTAAGTAG
- a CDS encoding inorganic phosphate transporter, producing MFGLSDGMTLLLIVSIIAALAFEFINGFHDTANAVATVIYTRSLKPRTAVVWSGIWNFLGVYFGGLAVAMAIINLLPLEILVDQNVAHNMAMVFALILTAIFWNLGTWYFGIPCSSSHTLLGSIFGVGIAFMFINVDGSVALNWKKVVDAGLALLISPLLGFGLAMLMMLIFKKVVKKKKFFTEPDPNKKPPFWIRSILVLTCTSVSYFHGSNDGQKGVGLIMIILISLAPAYFALDNSKSVSNMYGNIRSIELYTTKVNASALSPEHQKELAAIKLEVADIRSEIEKSEVKDEIKAEKRFNVRKDIVLMSKSYESILKANKDYAAIGLTEKEYKGLSKNIKELKTFTEYAPWQVILMVSMALGLGTMIGWKRIVVTIGEKIGKSHLSYAQGASAEIVASSTIGLSSVLGLPVSTTHVLSSGIAGTMVSQGGLKNLQAKTIKNILIAWVVTIPVTVALSCGIFLGLYYLLG from the coding sequence ATGTTTGGACTGAGTGATGGCATGACCTTACTGCTTATTGTAAGTATTATAGCAGCATTGGCCTTTGAGTTCATCAATGGCTTTCACGATACCGCCAATGCGGTAGCAACGGTTATTTATACCCGATCGCTGAAGCCTCGTACGGCCGTTGTCTGGTCGGGGATATGGAATTTCCTAGGCGTATATTTTGGTGGCTTGGCGGTGGCTATGGCTATCATTAACCTGCTCCCCCTCGAGATACTCGTGGATCAAAACGTAGCGCACAATATGGCGATGGTCTTTGCGCTGATACTGACTGCCATATTCTGGAATCTGGGGACTTGGTATTTTGGCATTCCCTGCTCGAGCTCGCATACGCTGCTCGGATCAATATTTGGGGTGGGTATCGCCTTCATGTTCATCAACGTGGATGGTAGCGTGGCCCTAAACTGGAAGAAGGTGGTTGATGCCGGTCTTGCATTGCTGATTTCCCCCTTGCTGGGTTTTGGGTTGGCCATGCTTATGATGCTTATCTTTAAAAAGGTAGTTAAGAAGAAGAAGTTTTTTACCGAACCCGATCCCAATAAGAAACCTCCGTTCTGGATTCGTAGCATTCTGGTGCTTACTTGTACCAGCGTGAGCTACTTCCACGGCTCTAACGACGGACAAAAGGGAGTAGGGCTTATCATGATAATCCTTATCAGCCTAGCGCCTGCCTATTTTGCCCTCGACAACTCCAAGAGCGTAAGTAATATGTACGGAAACATCCGCTCCATCGAGCTGTACACTACCAAGGTAAATGCCAGCGCCCTTAGCCCTGAGCACCAGAAGGAGCTAGCTGCCATTAAGCTGGAGGTGGCAGATATTAGAAGCGAGATTGAGAAGTCGGAGGTGAAGGATGAGATTAAGGCCGAAAAAAGGTTTAACGTGCGCAAGGACATCGTGCTGATGAGCAAGTCGTACGAGTCGATTCTTAAGGCCAATAAGGATTATGCCGCCATTGGGCTAACCGAAAAGGAGTATAAGGGGTTAAGCAAGAATATAAAGGAGCTTAAGACGTTTACCGAGTATGCACCATGGCAGGTAATACTGATGGTTTCTATGGCGCTAGGTTTGGGAACCATGATCGGATGGAAGCGCATTGTGGTAACTATTGGCGAGAAGATTGGCAAATCGCATCTTTCCTATGCGCAGGGTGCTAGCGCCGAGATTGTGGCATCGAGCACCATTGGGTTATCGTCTGTATTAGGGCTTCCGGTAAGTACCACCCACGTTCTTTCGTCGGGTATTGCGGGTACGATGGTTTCGCAGGGAGGATTAAAGAACCTGCAAGCTAAAACTATTAAGAACATCCTAATTGCTTGGGTGGTAACCATACCAGTTACGGTAGCCCTTTCGTGCGGAATCTTCTTGGGGCTATACTACCTGCTGGGCTAG